One segment of Balaenoptera ricei isolate mBalRic1 chromosome 8, mBalRic1.hap2, whole genome shotgun sequence DNA contains the following:
- the LOC132370194 gene encoding LOW QUALITY PROTEIN: xaa-Pro aminopeptidase 3-like (The sequence of the model RefSeq protein was modified relative to this genomic sequence to represent the inferred CDS: substituted 3 bases at 3 genomic stop codons): MPXLFSATKLVPAVASARSLSGCMSCSQRRYSLQPIXERRIPNRYLGQPRPFTHPHLLRPGEVTPGLSQVEYTLRRHKLISLIPKEAQGQSGTDHTVVLLSNPTYYMSDDIPYTFHQDNNFLYLCGFQEPDSILVLQSLPGKQLPAHKAMLFVPQRDPSQELWDGPRSGTDGATALTGGDEAYTLEEFQHLGPKLKAETLWYDWMRPAHTQLHCDCMQRLAERKARSKNKVWAVQQLVQRLRLIKSPAETQRMQIARKLTSQAFIETMFASKAPVEEGFLYAKFEFECRARGADILAYPPVVAGGNGSNTLHHVKNNQRIEDGEMVLLDGGCESSXYVSDITRTWPVNGRFTAPQAERYEAVLEVQRDCLTLRSPGTSLDNVYSMMLTLIGQKLKELGIMKNIKKNNAFKAARKYCPHHVGHYLGMDVHDTPDVPRSLPLQPGMVITVEPGIYIPEDDKDAPEKFHGLGVRIEDDVVVTEDSPLILSADCPKEMNDIEQICSRATYFMATHMHTRYPEWGQLSISGVWLGSKDEALASPAEWGSPPPSPSLAFTICRVRATLGHATGFTSFAAYPEDVCLKEKEKYMIQSGFTSDGYSSSEDCPQATGPTLPTYAE, encoded by the exons ATGCCTTGACTATTCTCAGCAACTAAGCTTGTTCCCGCAGTAGCAAGCGCCCGCAGCCTCTCCGGATGCATGTCATGTTCACAGCGAAGGTACTCCCTGCAGCCCATCTGAGAGAGGAGGATTCCAAACCGATACTTAGGCCAGCCCAGGCCCTTTACACACCCACACCTCCTCAGACCAGGGGAGGTGACGCCAGGACTATCCCAGGTGGAATATACACTTCGTAGACACAAACTAATATCTCTGATCCCCAAGGAAGCACAAGGGCAGAGTGGTACAGACCACACAGTGGTACTGCTGTCCAACCCTACATACTATATGAGCGATGATATCCCCTATACTTTCCACCAAGACAACAATTTCCTGTACCTGTGTGGATTCCAAGAGCCTGATAGCATTCTGGTCCTTCAAAGCCTCCCCGGCAAGCAGTTACCAGCACACAAGGCCATGCTTTTTGTGCCTCAGAGAGATCCCAGTCAAGAACTTTGGGATGGCCCCCGATCTGGTACTGATGGAGCAACAGCTCTAACTGGAGGGGACGAAGCCTATACGCTGGAAGAATTTCAACATCTTGGACCGAAACTGAAAGCTGAGACACTGTGGTATGACTGGATGAGGCCCGCTCACACACAGCTCCACTGTGACTGCATGCAGCGGTTGGCAGAGCGCAAAGCCAGGAGCAAGAACAAGGTTTGGGCTGTGCAGCAGCTGGTACAGCGTCTCAGGCTGATCAAATCTCctgcagagacac AACGAATGCAGATTGCTAGGAAGCTGACATCACAGGCTTTCATAGAGACCATGTTTGCCAGTAAAGCCCCTGTAGAggaag GCTTTCTTTATGCTAAGTTTGAATTTGAATGCCGGGCCCGTGGTGCAGACATCTTAGCCTACCCACCTGTGGTTGCTGGAGGTAATGGGTCAAACACTCTGCACCATGTGAAGAACAATCAACGCATCGAGGATGGGGAAATGGTGCTGCTGGATGGAGGTTGTGAGTCTTCTTGATATGTGAGTGACATCACTCGTACCTGGCCTGTCAATGGCAGGTTCACGGCACCTCAGGCAGAACGTTATGAAGCTGTTCTAGAAGTCCAGAGAGATTGTCTGACCCTCCGCTCCCCTGGAACAAGCTTGGATAACGTCTACAGCATGATGCTAACACTGATAGGACAGAAGCTTAAAGAGTTGGGGATCATGAagaacattaagaaaaataatgcctTCAAGGCTGCTCGAAAATACTGCCCGCATCACGTTGGCCATTACCTCGGGATGGATGTCCACGACACCCCAGATGTGCCCCGCTCCCTCCCTCTGCAGCCTGGTATGGTAATCACAGTGGAGCCAGGTATTTATATTCCGGAGGATGACAAAGATGCCCCTGAGAAGTTCCATGGTCTTGGTGTACGAATTGAGGATGATGTAGTGGTAACTGAGGACTCGCCTCTCATCCTTTCTGCAGATTGTCCCAAAGAGATGAATGACATCGAACAGATATGCAGTAGGGCGACCTACTTCATGGCGACCCACATGCATACCAG GTACCCTGAATGGGGACAGCTGAGCATCAGTGGAGTCTGGCTGGGGAGCAAGGATGAGGCTCTGGCCAGCCCTGCGGAGTGGGGCAGCCCCCCACCTTCTCCATCACTCGCATTCACCATATGCAGGGTCAGGGCCACGCTAGGCCACGCTACTGGAT TTACATCATTTGCTGCATATCCAGAAGATGTGTgtcttaaagagaaagaaaaatacatg ATTCAGAGTGGTTTTACTTCCGATGGCTACTCTTCTTCAGAGGACTGTCCTCAGGCTACTGGACCCACTTTGCCCACCTATGCAGAATGA